The Deinococcus metalli genome contains the following window.
CGCGGGTGTGGGCACCTTCGTGAACGCCCGCTCGGTGCCGGAACTCGCGTCGGCCCTCGGGACGGCGGTGCAGGCGGTCGCGCCCCCCACCCAGACGCTGGTTCCCGTGACCGTGACGCTCACCAGCGGCGGTCAGCCGCTCGCCAGCGGCCCCACCGTGACCTTCACCGGCAGCGCGGGCGCGGCGGGCACGCTGCTGAACAATTCCGGTGGCATCTACGGCGCCAACGTCCTTCCCGGCGCGTATACCGCGACCGTCAAGACCGCCACGGACACGCAGACCTTCGGCGGCCTGAGCGTCAGCGTGGGCGCGGCAAACACCTTCACCTTCGACGTCACCCCGACCAGTGGCGTGACACTGACCGTGACGCCGGGCGCGCCCATCGCGGGTGGCAAGGTCACGGTGGCCTTCAGCGGCGCGCCCACCGGCGCCAAGAACTGGATCACCATCGCCCGCAAGACCGACGCCGATCCCGTCTACCTCGACTGGGCGTATGTGCAGGGCGCCAGCGGCAGCCTCGACCTGAACGTCCCGGACGACGAGAGCGTGTACGAGGCGCGCTATCACCTCGCCAACCCGGACGGCAGCACCCGCATCATCGGCCGCAGCGCGCCCTTCACGCCCAAACGCCAGGGCGCCAGCCTGAGCGCGCCGGGCACGGCCCAGGCCGGCGGCAAGATCGAGGTCCGGTGGCAGGGGCCGAACAACGACGGCGACTACGTCACCATCGTGCCCAAGGGGGCCGAGGTGGGCGTGTACACCGACTACTTCTACACCCGGGCCGCCAACCCCGGCACCCTGTCGCTGCCCCTGACGCCCGGCGACTACGAGCTGCGGTACAACAACGACAAGAGCGTCCGGACCCTGGCGACGCTGCCGCTCAAGCTGAGCAGCGCCACCTACAAGCTCGAGGCTCCGGCCACCGCCGTGGCGGGCAGCGAACTCCAGGTCCGCTGGACCGGCCCGAACAATGACGGCGATTACGTCACCATCGTGCCCAAGGGCGCTCCGGTCGGCCAGTACACCTCGTACTTCTACACCAGGGACGCCAACCCCGGCACCCTGAAAACGCCTGCTGCCCCCGGCGACTACGAACTGCGGTATTCCAGCGAACACGGCAGCCCGAACCCCACCCTGGCCAGCGTTCCCCTGAAACTCACCGGCACCACGTACACCCTGAGCGCTCCCGCGACCACCAGCGCCGGCAGCGAGATCCAGGTGAAGTGGACGGGGCCGAACAACCCTGGCGATTACGTCACCATCGTCAAGGCCGGCGCGCCGGTCGGCACGTACACGACGTACTTCTACACGAAAGACGCCAATCCCGGCCGCCTCAAGGTGCCGTTCGAGCCCGGCGACTACGAGCTGCGCTACTCCACCGAGGGCCAGAGTCCCAACCCCACCCTGGCCACCGTGCCCCTCACGATCAAGAGCAGCACGTACAGCTTCACGGCCCCCAGGCAGGGCAAGGCCGGCAGCACCATCCAGATTAAGTGGACTGGCCCGAACAACCCCGGCGAGTACGTCACCATCGTCAAAAAAGGCGCGCCGGTCGGGTCGTACCTGAACTACACCTACACCCGCGACGGCAATCCCGTGACCCTGCGTCTGCCCGACGAGCCCGGTGAGTACGAACTGCGCTACTCCACCGAGGCGGCCAGCCCCAACCCGACGCTCTACAGCCAGCCGTTCACGGTCACGAAGTAACCCGAAGTCACGGCTCCGGGCGGCCGCGCGACAGGGCCGCCCGGTACGTGTTCACCGTTTCGTCCGAGCAGGACAGCGGATGCACCTGCACCAGCCGCCGCCACGTGCCCACCGGCTGGTCGTCCAGCAGCACCTGCGGCTTGGGCAGGAACGCGGTGAACACGTCCTCCAGCCCGACCTCACGCGCGCTGTCACGGGCATACGCGGCCCCGCCGGAACTCCAGCAGTACAGGTCCGCGCCCTGCGCCGCCAGCTCCCGCACGTGCCCGGTGGCGGCCGGAATGGGAATCCGTGCCCGGCCCGCATTGCGTATCAGCGTCTCGTCCACATCCACGTAGACCACGAGCGGGGGAGGGGTCATCAGATCACCTCCCGGAAGGCCACGCTCTGCGAGCGGTTCTGGAGTTCGCTGCGCAGGTACTGCAATCTGGGGTGCTCCAGCTTCGGGTCGTGGGCCAGGATGTGCTTGGCCAGCTCCCGCGCCTGCTCGATGATCTGCGTGTCGTTGGCGAGGTCGGCCAGCCGCAGGTCGGGAATCCCGCTCTGGCGGGTGCCGCGCAGTTCGCCGGGGCCGCGCAGTTTCAGGTCGGCCTCTGCGATCACGAAACCGTCGGTGGAGCCCTCGATGATCTTCAGCCGCTTGCGCGTCTTCTGCGAGTGCTCGCCGGCGACCAGCACGCAGTAACTCTTCGCGCTGCCGCGCCCGACCCGCCCGCGAAGCTGGTGAAGCTGGCTCAGGCCGAAGCGCTCGGCGTTCTCGATGACCATCACGGTGGCGTTGGGGACGTCCACGCCGACCTCAATCACGGTGGTGGACACCAGGATGTCGAATTCCCGGCGCCGGAAGCTCTCCATCACGAAGTCCTTCTCGGCGGCCGTCATCTTGCCGTGCAGCAGGTCAATCCGGGCCTCGGGCAGGATGACCTTCAGGTCGTCGGCAAGCTGCGTGGCCGCCAGCAGTTCCAGGGTGTCGCTCTCCTCGATCAGGGACGTGACCACAAACGCCTGCCGGCCCTCGCGGATCTGGCCCATCACGAAGCCGTAGGCCTGCGCGCGGAAGGTGTCCTGGATCAGTTTCGTCTCGACCGGCGTGCGGCCCGGCGGCAGCTCGTCGATGATCGACAGTTCCAGGTCGCCGTACGCAGTCAGGGCCAGCGAGCGGGGAATGGGCGTGGCGGACATCACCAGCACGTCCGGCCGCCCGCTCAGCAGCTTGCGGCGCTGCTGTACCCCAAAGCGGTGCTCCTCGTCCACCACCGCGAGGCCCAGGTTGTCGAAGCGCACGTTTTCCTGGATCAGCGCCTGCGTGCCCACCACCACGTCCACACTGCCCTCCGCGATGCGGGCCTGCATCTCCAGTTTCGTCTTCGGCGTCATCGCGCCGATCAGCAGGCCCACCCGCACGTCCAGCGGCCCCAGGTACGCCAGCAGGTTCGCGTAATGCTGCCGCGCGAGGATCTCCGTGGGGGCCATCAGCGCGCCCTGGTAGCCGTCCCGCACTGCGAGGTACAGCGCGCACGCGGCCACAGCGGTCTTGCCCGAGCCCACGTCGCCCTGCACCAGCCGCGCCATCTGCCGGTCGGAGCGCATGTCGTCGGTGATCTCCAGCAGCACCCGCCGCTGCGCGTTCGTGAACCGGAAGGGCAGCGCCGATTCGAAGGTGTGGATGTCGTCGCTGCGGGCATTGAAGCGCTTGCCCTCCAGCACGGCGTCCTCGCCCTGCAGGAGCATGCGCAGTTCCAGGAACAGATATTCGTCGAAACGCAACCGGGCGCTGGCGCGGCTCAGGTGCTGCTCGTCCTGTGGGAAGTGCATGCCCCACAGCGCGTCTCCCAGGTCGGTGAGGCCGTACTGCCGCCGCCAGTGCGCGGGCAGGTAGTCGTCCAGCGGCACGGTCTCCAGCGCCCGGTGCGCCGCGCGGCGCAGGAACTCCTGCGAGATGCCCTCGCGCGTGTCGTACACGCCCACGATCCGCCCGGTGCTCAGCGAATCCTGCGCGCCGTCCACCGTCTCCAGGTGCTCCACGCCGAGCTGCACGCTGCGCCCGAACTTCTTCACGCGGCCCGTCAGCACCAGCCGCGCGCCCTCGCGGAGCTGTTTTTCCACCCACGGCTGGTTAAACCACGTGGCCTTCACGCGCCCGCCCGCCGGGGTCTCCAGCGTCACGTCGATCACCAGCATGCCGGGCCGGGGCGAGCGGCGCGACTTGGCCACCACGCGGCCCTCCACCGTGATCTTCTGGCCTTCTTCCACCTCTGCCAGATCCGGCAGTGCCCGGCGGTCCTCATGACGGTGCGGGTACGCGTGCAACACGTCCCGCAGCAGGGGCAGCCCCAGCGACTGGAGTTTCCTGGCCCCGCCCGGCCCGGTGTTCAGGCGCTCCACCGGCGCGTCCGGGGGTAACCGCTCGCCCGGCGCAGCCGCGGGCACGGCGGAACGGGACGTGGCCTTGACCGCTGCCGGCTTCTCCTTGCCGTCCGACAGCAGGGCCAGCGCGCCCTTGAGGGCCTCCTCACGGGCGTCCGCGGACCACTCGCCGTAGCCGCGCAGGGCCTCGCGCACCTGTGGAAAGGGGTTGCCCAGCGGTGACGCCAGCAGCTTTTCCACGCCGCCTGCCACCACGCGGTTCTGGCAGCCAGAGGCCAGCTCGGCGCTCAGCGGACGCCGCAGCTTCTCCCGGAGTTCCGCCACGGTCGCCATCTGGGGTGCAGGCTAGCAGAGGGGGCGTTCTGCGTTCCGTGAGGTGAGGTTGCCCGATTGCCCCACCCCCCGGCCCCCTACCCCAGAGGGGCAGGGGGAGAGCGCTGCGCTGGGCATGTGGTCGCCACGTCGTTCAGGCTGGCCTGACACGGGGTCTCGTTGGCGTGGGGCCGTGTGCTCGCCTCGGGCTTTTACGCCGTCACCGCCCGCGCGCTGCGCGCACGATGGCTTTCGGCCAGGGGCAGGGTGGGCGCTTCGGTTTTTAACTTCTCTCTCCTATGGATAGATTGGGCAAGGAGCGCGTGGGACCATAGACCCCGACTCCACTCGCCCGGCTCGCCTTTTTCTTCTGTATCGCGAACTCGAAGACCTGCGAAGCAGAGGGCAGGGCTAGGGGTCTTCTTATTCTGCCGTCACTGGCCGCTCGCTGGCCCGGCCGCTCTGGCTGGCGGGGACGACTTTCAGGAGGAGGCTGAGGGCGAAGGCGATGACAACGAGGCCCAGGGCGAGGTCGTAGGCGCGGCGCAGGCCCTCGGCCAGGGCGAAGCCGCCGGCGGCGATGGCGGCGGGGCCGATCAGCAGGGCCATCAGGGCCACGCCCAGGGCGCCGCCCATCTGGCGGGCGAACAGGACGCCGCTGGTGACGGCCCCCAGTTCGTGCCGGGGGGAGGCTTCCTGGGCGGCCAGCAACAGGCTGAGCATGGCGAAGCCCATGCCGGTGCCGACCGCGAAGCCCAGGGCGCTCGTGACCCACAGCGGGGCGTGCACCGCCAGGGTCAGGGCGGCGAACATCACGACCAGCACCAGGAAACCGCCCTGGGCGATGCGGGCGAGCGGCACGGTCTTGACCAGACGCGCGGTGACGATGGCCGTGAGCGTCCAGCCGACCAGCATGGGCGTGAGGATCGCGCCGGCAGCGGTGGGGCTGCCGCTCACACCCTGCGCGTACAGGGGCAGGTACGCGATCACGCCGAAGTACGCGGCGCCGCCCAGCAGGTTTCCGGCGAAGGAGATGCGTGGCAGGCGGTCTTGCAGGGCGCGCATGGGCAGCAGCGGGTCGCTGTGCCGGCGCTCGACGACGATGGCGGCGACCAGCACGACCGCCCCCACGCCGACCAGCCCCCACTGCCGCTGTTCCAGGCCCCACACGACCAGGCCGCTGCCGGCGGTGAACAGCAGCGCGCCGGGCCAGTCGAGGCGGGCGGGGCGGGGCTGCCCGGTCTCCGGCAGGGCGCGCAGGGCGATGACCAGGGCGGCCACGCCGAAGGGCAGGCTGGAGTAGAACGTCCAGCGCCACGACAGCGCCCCCGTCAGCCACCCGCCCAGCAGCGGGCCGAGCAGACCGCTGATGCCCCACACGCCGGAGATGAAGCTCTGCACGCGGCTGCGCTCGGCCAGGGTGTACAGTTCGCCGATCATGGTCAGCGTCAGGGGCAGCAGCGCGCCGGCCCCCAGGCCCTGGAACGCGCGGGCGGCGATCAGGGCGGTCATGCTGTGGCTCAGGCCGCACGCCGCCGACCCGAGCAGGAAGATCACCACGCCCCACAGGTACAGGCGGCGGCGGCCCACGATGTCGCTCGCGCGGCCCCACAGCGGGCTGGACACGGTGCTGGTCAGCAGGTAGATCGCGAAGGGCAGGGCGTAGAGCTTCTCGCCGCCCAGGTCGCGGATCACGCTGGGCATGGCGGTGGCGACCACGCTGGCTTCCAGCGCCGCCAGGAACACCCCGATGACGAGGCCGACGGTCGCGAACTGGCGCACCTGCGGCGAAATGGCGGGCAGGGGTGCGGGGGCAGGCGCGCTCACCCGCGCAGGGTACTCCCGGCGGCACGGTGAAGATTGAGCGACTGGATTCATCCACCCTGAATCGTTACAGTCCAGGCATGACCACCACACCGCGTCTGCACCAGCGGCCCCTGGGCCGC
Protein-coding sequences here:
- a CDS encoding VWA domain-containing protein — translated: MTMENRITRALRALRFLALTTLLGSGVAGAQGGPAYVELILDASGSMFTRLEGGQTRIAAAQAVLTDLIGRLPADPNLNVGLRLYGARTTASESGACEDSVLTLPMQGLDRATLLQTVNQTRPKGATPIAYSLTQAANDFPTGAGRKLIVLVTDGQESCRGDLKAALAAFKSRGIEVDLRIIGIDLDARAQASFAGVGTFVNARSVPELASALGTAVQAVAPPTQTLVPVTVTLTSGGQPLASGPTVTFTGSAGAAGTLLNNSGGIYGANVLPGAYTATVKTATDTQTFGGLSVSVGAANTFTFDVTPTSGVTLTVTPGAPIAGGKVTVAFSGAPTGAKNWITIARKTDADPVYLDWAYVQGASGSLDLNVPDDESVYEARYHLANPDGSTRIIGRSAPFTPKRQGASLSAPGTAQAGGKIEVRWQGPNNDGDYVTIVPKGAEVGVYTDYFYTRAANPGTLSLPLTPGDYELRYNNDKSVRTLATLPLKLSSATYKLEAPATAVAGSELQVRWTGPNNDGDYVTIVPKGAPVGQYTSYFYTRDANPGTLKTPAAPGDYELRYSSEHGSPNPTLASVPLKLTGTTYTLSAPATTSAGSEIQVKWTGPNNPGDYVTIVKAGAPVGTYTTYFYTKDANPGRLKVPFEPGDYELRYSTEGQSPNPTLATVPLTIKSSTYSFTAPRQGKAGSTIQIKWTGPNNPGEYVTIVKKGAPVGSYLNYTYTRDGNPVTLRLPDEPGEYELRYSTEAASPNPTLYSQPFTVTK
- a CDS encoding DUF705 domain-containing protein, producing MTPPPLVVYVDVDETLIRNAGRARIPIPAATGHVRELAAQGADLYCWSSGGAAYARDSAREVGLEDVFTAFLPKPQVLLDDQPVGTWRRLVQVHPLSCSDETVNTYRAALSRGRPEP
- the recG gene encoding ATP-dependent DNA helicase RecG produces the protein MATVAELREKLRRPLSAELASGCQNRVVAGGVEKLLASPLGNPFPQVREALRGYGEWSADAREEALKGALALLSDGKEKPAAVKATSRSAVPAAAPGERLPPDAPVERLNTGPGGARKLQSLGLPLLRDVLHAYPHRHEDRRALPDLAEVEEGQKITVEGRVVAKSRRSPRPGMLVIDVTLETPAGGRVKATWFNQPWVEKQLREGARLVLTGRVKKFGRSVQLGVEHLETVDGAQDSLSTGRIVGVYDTREGISQEFLRRAAHRALETVPLDDYLPAHWRRQYGLTDLGDALWGMHFPQDEQHLSRASARLRFDEYLFLELRMLLQGEDAVLEGKRFNARSDDIHTFESALPFRFTNAQRRVLLEITDDMRSDRQMARLVQGDVGSGKTAVAACALYLAVRDGYQGALMAPTEILARQHYANLLAYLGPLDVRVGLLIGAMTPKTKLEMQARIAEGSVDVVVGTQALIQENVRFDNLGLAVVDEEHRFGVQQRRKLLSGRPDVLVMSATPIPRSLALTAYGDLELSIIDELPPGRTPVETKLIQDTFRAQAYGFVMGQIREGRQAFVVTSLIEESDTLELLAATQLADDLKVILPEARIDLLHGKMTAAEKDFVMESFRRREFDILVSTTVIEVGVDVPNATVMVIENAERFGLSQLHQLRGRVGRGSAKSYCVLVAGEHSQKTRKRLKIIEGSTDGFVIAEADLKLRGPGELRGTRQSGIPDLRLADLANDTQIIEQARELAKHILAHDPKLEHPRLQYLRSELQNRSQSVAFREVI
- a CDS encoding MDR family MFS transporter, which produces MSAPAPAPLPAISPQVRQFATVGLVIGVFLAALEASVVATAMPSVIRDLGGEKLYALPFAIYLLTSTVSSPLWGRASDIVGRRRLYLWGVVIFLLGSAACGLSHSMTALIAARAFQGLGAGALLPLTLTMIGELYTLAERSRVQSFISGVWGISGLLGPLLGGWLTGALSWRWTFYSSLPFGVAALVIALRALPETGQPRPARLDWPGALLFTAGSGLVVWGLEQRQWGLVGVGAVVLVAAIVVERRHSDPLLPMRALQDRLPRISFAGNLLGGAAYFGVIAYLPLYAQGVSGSPTAAGAILTPMLVGWTLTAIVTARLVKTVPLARIAQGGFLVLVVMFAALTLAVHAPLWVTSALGFAVGTGMGFAMLSLLLAAQEASPRHELGAVTSGVLFARQMGGALGVALMALLIGPAAIAAGGFALAEGLRRAYDLALGLVVIAFALSLLLKVVPASQSGRASERPVTAE